The DNA region TCGACCCGGGCTACACCCTCCACCAGCGCTTCTTCCAGGAGGTGAAACCGCACCTCGCAGCCGGCGGGCACGTCTTCATGAACACCAGCGACACGATGGGTGATCCGTACTCCATCGTGGCCCTCGCGGTGCGGATGGGCTTCTCCGCGCGCAAACACCACTCGAACCGGATCGAGATCCCGGGGACGCTGATCGGGTGGACCCCTGCCATCGCCGCAGCCGCAGACGAGCGAGGAATGATCCACGTCGAATCCTCGATCTACGAGTTCAAGCTGCTCTGAGTACGAGGAGGAAGAGCCCGCAACCGGAGCCCGTCCGCGGTAGATGCTGGCGGAGCGGTTCGGGCGGGTGGGGCGGGCTGGCGGCCAGGTACACCGGTCCCCGACGGCCTGGTCAGCGCCTCTCTACCGTCGGTGGCGGCGGCGGTTACTGGCCGGCGCCCGGTGACGACTGCTGGCCCAGTAACCAGCGGCGCCAGCCCGCTACGTCCTTGCCGGAGCCCGTCGATCGGATTCGTACATCGCCCAGCAGGGTGTGCGCCCGGATCCGGATCCGCGGTGTTCCCGGCACCGGGGGGATCGGGGCCAGCTGAAGTTCACGGTCGCTGAGCAACCCGAACCCGGCAAGCTCGACATCCACCCCGTCGGGCACCGTTATCTTGATGTCACCCAGGAGGCTCCACGCCTCGATCTCCACGACGGCCTCGGCGCAGACACTCGTACGCAGGTCAAGATGGACATCGCCGAGCACGCTGAACGTCCGCAGCCGGGCAGGCAACCGCCACCGCCCCACCCGCCGCTGGTCGCCAAGGATCGCGACCACGGTCGACACGGTCTGCGTACTACCGACCGGAGGCGGCTCCACCACCACCCCGGCCATCGCCCGCTCCAGATCTTCGATGCGCTCGGCCGCCCACACCGCCCCGACCCGATCGCTGAACTCCTCCAGGGTCAGCCGGCCCTCGCCGACCGCCTCCTGCAGCGCCGTCGCGGCGGCCTCCTGCTCCAGCTCACTCGGTTTCCGTGACAGCTGCTCAGGGCGAGGCTCGATCTCCACCTTGTCGAGCCTACCGGCCCACACCCACCGCTCGTCGAGTGGTTCACGACCGGCCGAGCCGGCAACAACGGTGCTGTGTGGAGGTCGCTCACCTGGTACAGACGCTGTCGGCGCCAGAGACACCAAGGCCAAGGGTCAAGGGCCGATCGGT from Micromonospora sp. NBC_01739 includes:
- a CDS encoding DUF1707 SHOCT-like domain-containing protein, coding for MEIEPRPEQLSRKPSELEQEAAATALQEAVGEGRLTLEEFSDRVGAVWAAERIEDLERAMAGVVVEPPPVGSTQTVSTVVAILGDQRRVGRWRLPARLRTFSVLGDVHLDLRTSVCAEAVVEIEAWSLLGDIKITVPDGVDVELAGFGLLSDRELQLAPIPPVPGTPRIRIRAHTLLGDVRIRSTGSGKDVAGWRRWLLGQQSSPGAGQ